In Amaranthus tricolor cultivar Red isolate AtriRed21 chromosome 3, ASM2621246v1, whole genome shotgun sequence, a single window of DNA contains:
- the LOC130809242 gene encoding cytochrome P450 78A4-like gives MFQIMNSMLACLFQLPFCPGTTQQTFFALFLAFSLYLLLHFWLVPGGFAWRNYNLNGAPKLRGPSGWPLLGTLPQMGSLAHRKLATIAASFGCTGLMALSLGTTPVIISSDPETAKEILSSPSFSDRPIKASARLLMFERAIGFAPHGTYWRHLRRISASYMFSPRRISSLEGVRQCLADAMSENVVNEMKGRGAVELRGILQDVSLKNMLESVFGNNLGSEGEELGPMVREGYELISEFNLEDYFPLGLLDFNGVKRRCHKLACRVNKLVGQIIEVRKKDLDLKKRNDFLSVLLSLPNEEQLSHSDMVAVLWETIFRGADTVATLLEWTMARMVLHQDVQAKAQEELDSCIGNNQRQVLDSDLQNLPYLQAIVKEVLRLHPPGPLLSWSRLAIHDVYVGKVKIPAGTTAMVNMWAITHDPTIWNDPWTFKPARFIEEDVSIMGSDLRLAPFGSGRRVCPGRALGLATVHLWLARMLHQFKWLPAESEPVDLSERLRLSLEMKKPLSCSVFTRN, from the exons ATGTTCCAAATTATGAACTCGATGTTGGCCTGTCTTTTTCAGCTACCATTTTGTCCTGGAACCACCCAGCAAACCTTCTTTGCTCTCTTTTTGGCTTTCTCACTCTATTTACTTCTGCACTTTTGGCTGGTTCCTGGAGGCTTTGCATGGCGAAACTACAACCTAAATGGTGCCCCTAAACTAAGGGGCCCATCAGGCTGGCCCTTGTTAGGGACACTGCCGCAAATGGGCTCTTTGGCTCATCGTAAACTGGCCACCATAGCAGCTTCCTTTGGCTGCACTGGGCTCATGGCATTGAGTTTAGGTACCACACCCGTGATCATTAGTAGTGACCCAGAAACTGCCAAGGAAATCCTATCTTCACCTTCATTCTCAGACCGTCCCATCAAGGCATCAGCTCGTTTGCTGATGTTTGAACGAGCCATAGGATTTGCTCCTCATGGCACTTACTGGCGCCACTTGAGGAGGATTTCAGCAAGTTACATGTTCTCCCCTAGGAGAATATCCAGCCTTGAGGGAGTTCGACAATGCCTCGCAGATGCAATGTCAGAAAATGTAGTGAATGAGATGAAGGGTAGAGGAGCTGTTGAGTTGAGAGGAATATTACAGGATGTTTCTTTGAAGAATATGTTGGAAAGTGTCTTTGGAAATAATTTGGGTAGTGAAGGGGAAGAGTTAGGGCCGATGGTTAGGGAAGGTTATGAGTTAATTTCTGAGTTCAATTTAGAGGATTATTTCCCCTTAGGTCTATTAGACTTTAATGGAGTAAAAAGGAGATGCCATAAGTTAGCTTGCCGGGTTAACAAACTTGTAGGGCAGATCATTGAAGTTAGGAAAAAGGATTTAGACCTTAAGAAGAGAAATGATTTCCTAAGTGTGTTGCTATCTTTGCCCAATGAAGAACAACTTAGTCATTCTGATATGGTGGCTGTCTTATGG GAAACAATCTTTAGAGGGGCTGACACAGTTGCCACACTTCTTGAGTGGACCATGGCAAGAATGGTTCTACACCAAGATGTCCAAGCAAAGGCTCAAGAAGAGTTGGACTCATGCATTGGGAACAACCAGAGGCAAGTCCTTGATTCAGATCTCCAAAACCTTCCATATCTTCAAGCCATAGTCAAGGAGGTCCTTAGGCTTCACCCTCCGGGCCCACTTCTTTCGTGGTCCCGCTTAGCGATCCATGATGTCTATGTCGGCAAGGTTAAAATTCCAGCTGGGACAACTGCTATGGTCAACATGTGGGCTATAACCCATGACCCAACAATATGGAATGATCCATGGACATTCAAGCCTGCTAGGTTCATCGAGGAGGATGTATCCATCATGGGCTCGGATTTAAGGCTTGCACCATTTGGGTCAGGGCGTAGGGTGTGCCCAGGAAGAGCATTGGGCTTGGCCACTGTCCATCTTTGGTTGGCCCGAATGCTTCACCAATTCAAGTGGTTGCCAGCCGAATCTGAACCTGTGGATCTTTCTGAGCGCTTGAGACTTTCACTTGAAATGAAGAAACCATTAAGTTGCTCTGTGTTTACTCGAAACTAG